In Dehalococcoidia bacterium, the sequence GATCACGCCCGCCGTGGCCGCGAGCGAGCCGGGGCGGGCGACGATCAGAACAAAGTGTCCAACTTTCGGCTCGGGGCCGAGGTCAGCGACTGTCACGTTCGGCGCCTCGAAGCGAAGGAGTGCGAGGTCGGTGCCCGGGTCGCGGCCGGCAATGTGCGCGGGCACGTCGCGGCCGTCGGGCAAGCCGAGGGTAATGTCTTCCTCGCGCTCGAGAACGTGGTCGGCCGTGACAACGAGGTTGGGCGCCCAGATGATGCCGCTTGCCGGGTTGCTCCGCCGGCGCGCATCGACACGGACAGTGCAGGCGCTCGCCTTCTCAACGGCTGCGGCCACATCGTCGGAAAAGCGGGTCAGAATGCTCTCGTGGGCATATTCGCTCATTCGGGTCCTCCTTCCGGCATCGCCGGCGCTACCAAAACAGTACCGCTCGCCGCGAGCGCTGCCATCGGTGGGTCGAGCAGGATATTCCCTGCTCGTTTGGCTAGGGTTCCGCTCTCGGCGCTCCTGCAGAAACCGGCGCCGCCGCTCGCGCCAAGCGGGGTCATCCCCCCTGTGCGGGGCACTGGTCCGCGGTCTCCGCTGATCTTTGCCGCAGCCAGTCAAAGCGCCTGAGGGTGCCGGCTGGAAGCGGGCCCGTTCTGCTGTCCTACAATTAGGGCGCGTTGGGGAAGTGTCGGAACTGGCAGACGAGCATGACTTAGGATCATGTGCCGCAAGGCGTAGGGGTTCGAGCCCCCTCTTCCCCACCATATCCTTGGCTGGCCTCTGCGAGCGGCGTCCCTCCTCCTGTCGCGTCGCTGTTCTGTGCTCGAAAAGCGGCTGGGAGATGTGCGGCGGCTGCAGACCCTCGTGGCGCGGCCCCTCAAGCGAGAACGCCGTGACCGCTCCTCTGGCGCGAGGCGCGCCGTTGCAGCCAAGGCAGCGTATTTGCGGAAGGAGAACGAGGCGATGACGACACCCCCGGCGAGCGACAGAGCGAACCAAGGCGCCGCCATGCGCGCGACCGTGCTGGAGCGGCTGCCCGATCTCCTCACCTTTGACGCTGGCGATGACCTCGTTCTCAGTGTCTACCTGAACGTCGCGCCAGATCGCCAAATTGGCCGCGGCCACGAAGTGACCTTTGTCGACCTCGTCCGGCAGCTTGAGTCGCAGCTTAACCCCCCTGCCCGCGAGTGCCTCGAGCGCGAGTCCAAGCGGGTCCAGGAGGCGCTGCGCCATCGGATTGCGACGGGAAAGAGCGTGGCGCTCTTCAGCTGCACGCCTCGGGAGCTGTGGATTCAGCTGCCCTTGCCGGTCTTGGTCGCGGAAAGCGTCTCGCTCGGCCGCCGGCCGTACCTGCGTCCGCTGCTCGATGTGCTCGATGAGCATGAGCGCTATGCTGTCGCTCTTGTGGACAAGGAGAAGGCGCGGCTGTTCACCATCTTCCTGGGTGAGATCGACTCGCGCGCGACGATCGAAGACCTTGTACCCGGCAAGCATGAACAAGGGGGCTGGTCGCAAGCAAATTTTCAGCGTCACCACGAAGCGCATGTCTATTGGCATCTGAAGCGCGTTGCTGAGGGGCTCTCCGTGCTCTTGCGCCAGCGCCCGTTCGACCGGCTGGTGCTTGCCGGCCCTGACGAAGCGACGAGCGAGCTGCGCCGCATCCTGCCGCGCCCGCTCCAGCAGCGTCTTGTGGCGACTGTGCCTGCCGAACTTTTCCTCAGCGAGCAGGAGATCCTTGAGAAAACCCGAGCGATCGAGGAGCAAGTCGAACGCGAGGCCGAGAAGCGGCTGGTGGACGAGGTGATCGAAACCTCGGCCAACGGCGGGCGGGCAATCTACGGGCTTGGTCCCACGGTCGAGGCGGTCTGGCTCGGCCGCGTTCATCACCTGCTCGTGGCGGAGGGCCTGCGCCTTGCCGGCAGCGAGTGCCCGGCCTGCGGCTGGGTTGGGGTTGACCGCCCCGCGACATGCCCAAGCTGTGGAGCCGCACCGACTCCCTTCGAGGACATCGTCGAGCGGCTGATCGAGCGTACGCTCAACGAGGGCGGCCGCATCGAAATCGTCCACGGAGAAGCGGAACGGAAGCTTCGCGACGTTGCTGAAGGACTGGGCGCCCTGCTTCGCTATTGAGCGGTGCTGGAGGAAAGAGGGGGCAGCGTTTCGGGGCGCCGCCGAACGCCGAAGGCGACCGCGTGATCGCCGGATGCCACACGGGCGCCCGGCGCTGGCATGACACGCCCAGCGCCCTGCCCGCACCCTATATGTTGATCGGACGAGGCGGCAATGACACCACTCGATCTCCTCTGGGTCTTTCTGATTGCGATCTCGCTGCAGCCGCTGGTGCGCCAGCAACTATTGACCGCACGGCGATGGCGCGCCTTTCAGCAGCTTGAGCGGAAGCGCCGCAGCCGCGTGATCGGTCTCATCCATCGTCAGGAGACGATGGCGTTTCTCGGCTTTCCGGTCAGCCGCTACATCGATATCCAAGACTCGGAGCAAGTACTGCGCGCGGTCCAGCTGACCGACCCGACTGTGCCGATCGACCTCATTCTCCACACGCCGGGCGGCCTCGTACTCGCGGCCGAGCAGATCGCGCATGCGCTTCGGGCGCATCCGGCGAAGGTGACAGTCTTTGTCCCTCACTACGCAATGAGCGGCGGCACGCTGATTGCACTGGCTGCCGATGAGATCGTAATGGCGCCCCACGCAGTGCTCGGCCCCCTTGACCCCCAGCTTGGGCAGTATCCTGCTGCCTCTGTCCTCAAAGTGGTGCAGCAGAAACCGCTCGCCGAGATCGACGACCAGACACTTATCCTCGCCGATATTGCCGAAAAGGCATTGCGCCAGGTGGAGCAGACGGTGCGCGATCTCCTCGGCGACCGGCTGCCGGCGGAACAAGCGGATCGGTTAGCGAAGACGCTCACCTCCGGAACTTGGACCCACGACTACCCGATCGTTGTCGAAGAGGCGCGAGCGCTGGGGCTGCCGGTGTCGACCGACATGCCGGTTGAGGTCTACGAATTGATGCAGCTCTATCCGCAGGCGGCGCAGCGCCGACCGTCGGTCGAGTATATCCCCCTCCCCTACGGTCCTCGTGAGCGCGAGCCCCAGCGGCCGGCGCCCGCCCGCAATTTCTTTGGGGCGGGACCGCGCTAGAGCGCGCCCAGCAGGAGCGCGCGGGCTGTCTGCTCCTTCCTAGCGGTCGGCACCGGCCGCGTGAAGGCGCGTTGCGCCTGCCGGCTCAAGACGGCGGCGCCGCGGCTGAGCCGACCCTGAAACCTTTGCCTCCGCCGCCGTGCCCTGCTCGACAACGGCGGAGGACTGGCGATGGCAGCACGGCGGCAGGTCACCCTCGCGCCTAGGCGGTCCGCGCGACGGCGTTCGCGCTTGCAGTGGGAGCGCCGGCGTTCACCGCCGGGGGCGCTGGGCTCCTCGCCCCAGGCGACCTCCATGAGTTCACGGGCATGCCCGGGCTTGCCGTTGTTGCACTCCACGCGCTTGTTCTCCTCGGCGACTGGTACATCAGCTCCTCGCTCCTCCAGCCGCTCGTGCCGTTCGCTTCCCTCCCTTACCGGCCGTTCGAGGTCGCCCTCGGCCAAGCCGCGCTCTCCCTCGCGCTCCCCCTCATCGTGACGTTCTACCTGCGCCGTCGCATCGGCTCTTGGGCTTTCCGCAGCATCCACTGCGCCAGCGAGGCCGCCTTCGCGCCGGCGCTGCTGCCCGCGGACTGCTCACGGGAACGGACAGCTGCACTGGGGCAGTGGCGGCGCTCTAGGCGCTTGCTGGCGAACGCTCCTGCTGGCGCTTCCGGCCCGGGAATGCTGCCTGAGGTCGGCCCGCTCTGGACGCGTCGCCGCTGAGCGTCTGGCTCGGCTAGACTTGCTCCTGTCCCAGGAGGCAGCAGATGAGCGAGGGCTATTTCCGCTTCCCGGCAATTCACCGGGATTCGATCTACTTCGTTGCCGAGGACGACCTGTGGGTCGTTGCTGCGGAAGGGGGGCGAGCGTATCGGCTGACATCCGGCGTCGGCGAGGCGAGTCGGCCGCGGGTCTCGCCCGACGGGCAGCTTCTCGCCTTCGTCGGCCGGGAGGAAGGGCCGCCCGACATCTTTGTCATGCCTGCAGAAGGCGGACCTGCTCGCCGCCTGACGTTCCAAGCGACCCCGTGCGCTACGGCAGCGTGGTCGCCGGAGGGGGAGATTGTCTACGCCAGCTCCTTCGGCCGCCCGTTTCAGCGCGATGAATGGCTCTGGAGTGTCCGCCCAGACGGCGGGCTGCCGCGCCAACTGCCCTTCGGTCCAGCAAGCGCGATCGGGTATGGAAGCGGCGGGCGGATTGTTCTTGGCCGCTATACCGCCGACCCGGCACGCTGGAAGCGCTATCGCGGCGGCACCGTCGGCCAGCTGTGGGTCGATGCCGACGGCCGCGGCGAGTTCACGCGGCTGCCGTTCGCGAACGCCAATCTCGCCAGTCCCTGCTGGGTCGGCGACCGGATTTTCTTTCTATCCGATCACGAAGGGGTCGGCAACGTCTATTCCTGCCTGCCTGACGGCTCGGATCTGCGCCGCCATAGCGACCATGAGGACTTCTATGCTCGCCACCTGACGACCGACGGCCGGCGGCTCGCCTATCAAGCGGGAGCAGATCTCTACCTGCTCGATCCTGAGGAGGATGCGCCGCGCCGGCTTGAAATTCGTCTGGGCAGTTCGCGCACGCAGCGCAACCGCCGCTTCGTCTCCGCGGCGCGCTTCCTGCAGAGCGCCTCCCTCGCGCCGGATGGCGGCGCGCTCGCGATCACCTCGCGCGGCAAGGCGTTCACGTTCGGCAATTGGGAAGGCCCGGTCCTGCAGCATGGCGAGCCGGACGGCGTCCGCTATCGGCTGCTCAGCTTCCTGAATGACAAGCGGCGCCTCGTGGCGGTGGCAGCGGACGAGGGCGAGCGCGAAACGCTTGTCCTCTTCGCTGCTGACGGCAGCGCGCCCGCCCGCCGCTTCGACCAGCTCGATCTCGGCCGGGCGACCGCCCTCGTCGTCTCGCCGACCGACGACCGCCTCGCCCTGACCAATCATCGAAATGAACTGTGGGTCGTTGACCTCGCAGGCGATGCGGCGGAAGGACGGCTCATCGACCGGAGTGCGTTCGCTGCGATCGACGGCGTTGCCTGGTCGCCGGATGGACGCTGGCTTGCCTACGGGTTCGGCGACAGCAGGCTGACAAAGCGGATCAAGCTGGCGCGGCTAGAGGATGGCGCCACCTTCTTCGCAACTCAGCCGGTGACCGCCGATGTCCGCCCGGCGTGGGATCCCGAAGGCAAGTATCTCTACTTTCTCGGACGGCGCGACTTCGACCCGGTCTATGACCAGCAGCAGTTTGAGCTCTCCTTCCCGAAGGGCTGGCGTCCCTATGTCATCACGCTCCGCAAGGACCTTCCCTCTCCCTTCCTGCCTCAGCCGAAGCCGCTCGCCGAGCGCGCGCCAGAGGCCGGCACGCCCGAGCCGAAGGAGACGGCCGGGGGGAAGGCGCATGCCGAAGCGGCGGCAGGCGAGGACGACGAGCAGAAGGGAAACAGCACCAAGAAGGAGCGGCCGCCGATCACGATCGATCTTGACGGGATCGAGCGGCGCGCGCTGGCGTTTCCAGTTCCCGAGGGCAGATATCAGCAGATTGCGGGGGTCAAAGGGAAGGCGATCGTGCTTGCTTTCCCGGTGATGGGAGCGCGCGGGAGCGACTGGGCGAACGGCGAGCGGCCGCAGGGCACGCTCCATGTCTTCGACTTCGACAGCCAGCGCTGGGAGACCCTCGTTGATGGCGTGACGAGCTTTGAAGTCAGCCGCGACGGCACCGCCCTGCTCTATCGCTCAGGCGAGCGGCTGCGCGTGATCAAAGCGGGCGAGAAACCGCCGGAGGGGAAGGAGGGCGACAAGCCCGGGCGTAAGAGCGGCTGGATTGACCTCGATCGGGTTAAGGTCTCGGTGCGGCCGGAACTGGAGTGGCGGCAGATGTTCCGCGAAGCGTGGCGGCTGCAGCGGGAGCAGTTCTGGGCCGAGGATATGCTCGGGCTCGACTGGGACGAGGTCTATCGCCGCTACCGGCCGCTTGTCGACCGGGTGACGACGCGCTCGGAGCTGTCGGACCTGCTCTGGGAGATGCAGGGAGAGCTCGGCACCTCCCACGCCTATGAGATGGGCGGCGAATATCGCCCCGGGCCGAACTATGCCCAAGGCTTTCTCGGCGTCGATTGGGAACGCGGCGCGGACGGCCGCTATCGGATTGCCGCGATCGTCCAAGGAGACCCCTGGGACCCGGCGCGCACCTCGCCCCTCAACGCGCCGGGAGTGGATGTGCGGCCGGGTGATGTCGTGCTGGCGATTAATGGCCAGCCGCTTGAGCGGGCGACGCCGGGCGAACTGCTGGTCAATCAAGCGGGGTGCGACGTGCTGCTGACGATCGAGCGCGACGGCGAGCGGCGGACGGTGACGGTGAAGGCGATTGCCAATGAACGCCCGGGCCGCTATCGCGACTGGGTCGAGGCGAAACGGCGCTATGTCCACGAGCGCAGCGGCGGGCGCGTCGGCTACCTGCACGTGCCGGACATGGGTCCGGAGGGTTTTGCCGAGTTCCATCGGGGCTATCTCGCCGAGTACGATCACGAGGCACTGATCATCGATGTGCGCGGCAACGGCGGCGGCCATGTTTCGGCGCTGCTGTTGGAGAAGCTGGCGCGCAAGCGCATCGGCTACGACTTTCCGCGGTGGAGCGCGCCCGAGCCGTACCCGGCCGAGTCTCCGCGGGGGCCGCTGGTCGCGCTGACTGACGAGCAGGCCGGCTCCGACGGCGACATCTTCAGCCACGCCTTCAAGCTGCTGAAGCTGGGACCGCTCATCGGCAAGCGCACTTGGGGCGGCGTGATCGGCATCTCGCCGCGGCATCAGCTTGCCGACGGCACGGTAACGACCCAGCCGGAGTACTCCTTCTGGTTCGACGATATCGGCTGGGATGTTGAGAACTACGGCACCGACCCCGACATCGAAGTCGACAACACGCCGCAGGATTATGCCGCCGGCATTGACCGCCAGCTCGATAAGGCGATCGAGGTCGCGCTCGCGCTGCTGCAGGAGCGGCCGCCGCACACGCCCCGCCCGACCGAGCGGCCGCGCCTGCCGCGTCCGCAGCTCGCCCCGCGCGAGCGCCGCGCCATCCCCGCGGGACCGTAGCGGAGTAGCATCGGGTCAGTGCGGGAGCACGCCGCGACGGACGAACTCCATGTCGCTGATGTCGATCTCGGCGAACAGGATCGGCGCCGTGTAGGTGTGCTCGATCGTCCAGCCGAGCGGCGGGTTGTGGAGCCGGATTGTGAAGCGGTCGCCGTACTCGAGCTCGGAGGCGAGCGACACGACCGTGCCCGACCAGAAGAGATAAGGCCGAACGATGCGGCGCAGCTTGCGCTCAAGGGCGGCGACCATCTCCGGCGGCGACAGGAACTCGCGGACGAGGGCGCGCTGGTACGGCTGCATCCGGCCGCTGGCGTCGCTCACGTCGCTCGCGATCTCGGTCTCGTCCCAGACGGCGGCGACATCCTGCCAGCGCCAGAACCGCGGCGCGACGATGCTCGGGCAGACCTGTTTCGACCAGGGGATGTCGATCGAC encodes:
- a CDS encoding ATP-dependent Clp protease proteolytic subunit codes for the protein MTPLDLLWVFLIAISLQPLVRQQLLTARRWRAFQQLERKRRSRVIGLIHRQETMAFLGFPVSRYIDIQDSEQVLRAVQLTDPTVPIDLILHTPGGLVLAAEQIAHALRAHPAKVTVFVPHYAMSGGTLIALAADEIVMAPHAVLGPLDPQLGQYPAASVLKVVQQKPLAEIDDQTLILADIAEKALRQVEQTVRDLLGDRLPAEQADRLAKTLTSGTWTHDYPIVVEEARALGLPVSTDMPVEVYELMQLYPQAAQRRPSVEYIPLPYGPREREPQRPAPARNFFGAGPR
- a CDS encoding DUF2848 domain-containing protein; translated protein: MAETLRVTIVSRAGETPRELTIARAYNLGFTIRDPAKMQAHLDEVAKEGVPRPRVGTPPIVFPLSPWAVTCAEEVPVQYAKTSGEVEIVTYVDTDGELYVSVGSDHTDRELESIDIPWSKQVCPSIVAPRFWRWQDVAAVWDETEIASDVSDASGRMQPYQRALVREFLSPPEMVAALERKLRRIVRPYLFWSGTVVSLASELEYGDRFTIRLHNPPLGWTIEHTYTAPILFAEIDISDMEFVRRGVLPH
- a CDS encoding Vms1/Ankzf1 family peptidyl-tRNA hydrolase; this encodes MTTPPASDRANQGAAMRATVLERLPDLLTFDAGDDLVLSVYLNVAPDRQIGRGHEVTFVDLVRQLESQLNPPARECLERESKRVQEALRHRIATGKSVALFSCTPRELWIQLPLPVLVAESVSLGRRPYLRPLLDVLDEHERYAVALVDKEKARLFTIFLGEIDSRATIEDLVPGKHEQGGWSQANFQRHHEAHVYWHLKRVAEGLSVLLRQRPFDRLVLAGPDEATSELRRILPRPLQQRLVATVPAELFLSEQEILEKTRAIEEQVEREAEKRLVDEVIETSANGGRAIYGLGPTVEAVWLGRVHHLLVAEGLRLAGSECPACGWVGVDRPATCPSCGAAPTPFEDIVERLIERTLNEGGRIEIVHGEAERKLRDVAEGLGALLRY
- a CDS encoding PDZ domain-containing protein, with the translated sequence MSEGYFRFPAIHRDSIYFVAEDDLWVVAAEGGRAYRLTSGVGEASRPRVSPDGQLLAFVGREEGPPDIFVMPAEGGPARRLTFQATPCATAAWSPEGEIVYASSFGRPFQRDEWLWSVRPDGGLPRQLPFGPASAIGYGSGGRIVLGRYTADPARWKRYRGGTVGQLWVDADGRGEFTRLPFANANLASPCWVGDRIFFLSDHEGVGNVYSCLPDGSDLRRHSDHEDFYARHLTTDGRRLAYQAGADLYLLDPEEDAPRRLEIRLGSSRTQRNRRFVSAARFLQSASLAPDGGALAITSRGKAFTFGNWEGPVLQHGEPDGVRYRLLSFLNDKRRLVAVAADEGERETLVLFAADGSAPARRFDQLDLGRATALVVSPTDDRLALTNHRNELWVVDLAGDAAEGRLIDRSAFAAIDGVAWSPDGRWLAYGFGDSRLTKRIKLARLEDGATFFATQPVTADVRPAWDPEGKYLYFLGRRDFDPVYDQQQFELSFPKGWRPYVITLRKDLPSPFLPQPKPLAERAPEAGTPEPKETAGGKAHAEAAAGEDDEQKGNSTKKERPPITIDLDGIERRALAFPVPEGRYQQIAGVKGKAIVLAFPVMGARGSDWANGERPQGTLHVFDFDSQRWETLVDGVTSFEVSRDGTALLYRSGERLRVIKAGEKPPEGKEGDKPGRKSGWIDLDRVKVSVRPELEWRQMFREAWRLQREQFWAEDMLGLDWDEVYRRYRPLVDRVTTRSELSDLLWEMQGELGTSHAYEMGGEYRPGPNYAQGFLGVDWERGADGRYRIAAIVQGDPWDPARTSPLNAPGVDVRPGDVVLAINGQPLERATPGELLVNQAGCDVLLTIERDGERRTVTVKAIANERPGRYRDWVEAKRRYVHERSGGRVGYLHVPDMGPEGFAEFHRGYLAEYDHEALIIDVRGNGGGHVSALLLEKLARKRIGYDFPRWSAPEPYPAESPRGPLVALTDEQAGSDGDIFSHAFKLLKLGPLIGKRTWGGVIGISPRHQLADGTVTTQPEYSFWFDDIGWDVENYGTDPDIEVDNTPQDYAAGIDRQLDKAIEVALALLQERPPHTPRPTERPRLPRPQLAPRERRAIPAGP